A single genomic interval of Orcinus orca chromosome 19, mOrcOrc1.1, whole genome shotgun sequence harbors:
- the LOC101272955 gene encoding transmembrane ascorbate-dependent reductase CYB561 isoform X1 has protein sequence MDSPARPAPAPAALLYYVAFSQLLGLAVVAMTGTWLGVYRGGIAWESALQFNVHPLCMVIGLVFLQGDALLVYRVFRNEAKRTTKLLHGLLHVFAFVIALVGLVAVFDYHRKEGYADLYSLHSWCGILVFVLFFVQWLMGFSFFLFPGASFSLRSRYRPQHVFLGGAIFLLSVGTALLGLKEALLFKLGTKYSKFEPEGVLANVLGLLLAAFGAVVLYILTRADWKRPLQAEEQALSMDFKTLTEGDSPSSQ, from the exons ATGGACAGCCCTGcccgcccagcacctgcccctgCGGCCCTGCTTTACTATGTGGCCTTCTCCCAGCTGCTGGGCCTGGCCGTGGTGGCCATGACTGGCACCTGGCTCGGTGTGTATCGAGGAGGCATCGCCTGGGAGAGCGCCCTGCAGTTCAACGTGCATCCTCTCTGCATGGTCATAGGCCTGGTCTTCTTGCAGGGAGATG CCCTGCTGGTTTACCGCGTCTTCAGGAATGAGGCCAAACGCACCACCAAACTTCTGCACGGGCTGCTGCACGTCTTCGCCTTCGTCATCGCCCTGGTGG GCCTGGTGGCGGTGTTCGACTACCACAGGAAGGAAGGCTACGCCGACCTGTACAGCCTGCACAGCTGGTGTGGCATTCTGGTCTTCGTCCTCTTCTTTGTGCAG tggctcatgggctttagcTTCTTCCTGTTCCCCGGCGCGTCGTTTTCTCTGCGGAGCCGCTACCGGCCGCAGCACGTCTTCCTTGGCGGCGCCATCTTCCTCCTCTCGGTGGGCACCGCCCTGCTGGGCCTGAAGGAGGCGCTGCTGTTCAAGCTCGG GACCAAGTACAGCAAGTTCGAGCCCGAGGGCGTCCTGGCCAACGTGCTGGGCCTGCTGCTGGCCGCCTTCGGCGCGGTCGTGCTCTACATCCTGACCCGCGCCGACTGGAAGCGGCCCCTCCAGGCGGAAGAGCAAGCGCTCTCCATGGACTTCAAGACGCTGACGGAGGGCGACAGCCCCAGCTCCCAGTGA
- the LOC101272955 gene encoding transmembrane ascorbate-dependent reductase CYB561 isoform X2 → MDSPARPAPAPAALLYYVAFSQLLGLAVVAMTGTWLGVYRGGIAWESALQFNVHPLCMVIGLVFLQGDALLVYRVFRNEAKRTTKLLHGLLHVFAFVIALVGLVAVFDYHRKEGYADLYSLHSWCGILVFVLFFVQDQVQQVRARGRPGQRAGPAAGRLRRGRALHPDPRRLEAAPPGGRASALHGLQDADGGRQPQLPVTRAPCHPVLSPEAVSAVSGPRRCLSRTRRGSGGGERGWGSPPP, encoded by the exons ATGGACAGCCCTGcccgcccagcacctgcccctgCGGCCCTGCTTTACTATGTGGCCTTCTCCCAGCTGCTGGGCCTGGCCGTGGTGGCCATGACTGGCACCTGGCTCGGTGTGTATCGAGGAGGCATCGCCTGGGAGAGCGCCCTGCAGTTCAACGTGCATCCTCTCTGCATGGTCATAGGCCTGGTCTTCTTGCAGGGAGATG CCCTGCTGGTTTACCGCGTCTTCAGGAATGAGGCCAAACGCACCACCAAACTTCTGCACGGGCTGCTGCACGTCTTCGCCTTCGTCATCGCCCTGGTGG GCCTGGTGGCGGTGTTCGACTACCACAGGAAGGAAGGCTACGCCGACCTGTACAGCCTGCACAGCTGGTGTGGCATTCTGGTCTTCGTCCTCTTCTTTGTGCAG GACCAAGTACAGCAAGTTCGAGCCCGAGGGCGTCCTGGCCAACGTGCTGGGCCTGCTGCTGGCCGCCTTCGGCGCGGTCGTGCTCTACATCCTGACCCGCGCCGACTGGAAGCGGCCCCTCCAGGCGGAAGAGCAAGCGCTCTCCATGGACTTCAAGACGCTGACGGAGGGCGACAGCCCCAGCTCCCAGTGACGCGCGCCCCGTGCCATCCCGTCCTGTCCCCCGAGGCGGTCTCCGCCGTTTCGGGGCCCCGCAGGTGTCTGTCCCGCACCCGCCGAGGCTCCGGGGgtggggagcgggggtggggcagCCCTCCTCCCTGA